In Longimicrobiaceae bacterium, a genomic segment contains:
- the rpsF gene encoding 30S ribosomal protein S6 has product MRDYEVVYIFDSALEESVINEKIERYHELIAGDGKGEVEAVDHWGRRQLAYPIKDKENGYYVVTHFSTTADRLPEFERLLQLDDDLLRYLIVVNEGDLQTSIAPVVEEPEDDDADEEE; this is encoded by the coding sequence GTGAGAGATTACGAGGTCGTGTACATCTTCGACTCCGCGCTCGAGGAGTCGGTGATCAACGAGAAGATCGAGCGCTACCACGAGCTCATCGCTGGAGACGGCAAGGGGGAGGTGGAGGCGGTCGATCACTGGGGTCGGCGCCAGCTCGCCTACCCGATCAAGGACAAGGAGAACGGCTACTACGTCGTGACGCATTTCTCCACGACGGCCGACCGGCTTCCCGAGTTCGAGCGTCTGCTGCAACTCGACGACGATCTGCTGCGTTATCTGATCGTCGTGAACGAAGGTGACCTGCAGACCTCGATTGCTCCGGTGGTCGAGGAGCCCGAGGACGACGACGCCGACGAGGAGGAGTAA